Part of the Solwaraspora sp. WMMA2065 genome is shown below.
GCCGGTGAAGGTCATTGGTACCGGCACCCGCGGCTCCGCGTCGGTGTACCGGGTCAACAAGGACGTCGGCATCCACTCGCTCGGTGGGATGGCGATCGACACGAACGGCCACGTCGTCGGGGTGCTCGACAACGACCTGGAACTGCCTGACCGGGCGAACCGTGCGCTGGTGCCGATGCAAACCATCACCGCGCTGCTCGCCGAGGCGGGCGTCGACAACGCGTTGGGCGAGACCGATCAGCTGTTCCGCAGCGGGCTCGACGCCTACTTCGCCGGTGACTACGAGACCGCCATCAGCCAGCTCGGCACCGTCGTAGAAAACTCGCCGGTGAACTCGGTCGCCCAGACGTACCGGCAGAACGCCACCGAGCTGCAGAAGATCGAAGACAGCTTCTCCAGCGGAGCTGGCTGGCTGATCTGGGCCAGCGGCGCGGCCGGCGGCGCGCTGGTGATCGGGCTGATCATGCTCGTGGTGCTGCTTCTGCAGCGCCGCGCCCGCCGCCAGCTCACGTCGGCCGAGCCGGTGCCCCCGGCCGCGCCATATCCGTTCTCGCCGGCGTCCGGATACCCGGGCCAGCCCACTCCCGGGTACCCCTCGGCACCCGCCTATCCGGCCCAACAGCCAGCGCAGGAATACCCGCCCGCACCTATCTACCAGCCACCCGCACCCGCTTACCAGGCGCCGCCTGCCCCGCGACAGGGGGCAGCGCCCGACGACCAGACGTGGCCCGACGACGAGGCGTTGCCCGACGAAGTCGGGCCCGACCCGCACGGGCCCAACCGCCACCACTAGCTACAGCGCGATCAGCGACAGTGGCTTCGGCTGGTATCCCTCCAGGTAGCGGGCCGGGTCGGCGTGCAGTACGGAGGCGAGCAGCGTGCCGAAGACGTCCCGGAAGTCGGTGGTCGCCTTCAGGTCGCCGTCGTCGAGGTCGGTGAGACTGGGCTGTTCGCCGTGGAAGCCCCCGACGACTCGAGGGCCGAGTACGAAGACCGGTCCGGCGGTCCCGTGGTCGGTGCCATCGGAGGCATTGGCGCGCACCCGGCGGCCGAACTCACTGTAGACAACGACCGTGACGTTGCGCCCGGCCGGGCTCGTCGTCGTCAGCCGGTCCATGAACATGGTCAGCGCCCCGTCGACCTCCTTGAGCAGCCGCTCCTGCGCGGGCCGCTCGTCGGCGTGCGTGTCGAAGCCGCCCAGGCTGACCGAGTAGACCTGGGTGGGTACGCCTGCCTCGATGCACCGGTGCACGAGCGCGAGTTGGGTGGCCAGTGACGTCTCACCGCCTGTGCCGGTGGCCGGGAGGTGTCCGGCCTCGCCGGCCTCGAACGGCTGATCGGACTCCCGTACCCGTCGGATCAGGCCGTCCACCCGCAGAAAGTCGTGCAGCGCGGTCGCCGCCCGTGCCTGCAGGACGTCCTCGCCCCGCTGTTCGCGCCCGAGCGCGCGGACCATGTCCGCGCTGATCCCGGCGGGCAGTTGGGGTACGCCGAGCGTGACACTCGCTCCCGCCCGCGTCTCGCCTGCCAGCAGTGGCGGAAGCACCGGCTCGAAGCTGACGGCCGCTTCCGGCGAT
Proteins encoded:
- a CDS encoding DUF3824 domain-containing protein; translation: MSPKMTVRRVSSRTLGAGTGAPWLTGVVAYAAAVAMALVVLVTPAPAVAAPPYTLDERALAIASPSLVYVEVVYTGYLRDKQSGAPLRASPITFTRRCSGFVVGTGGEVITNGLCVRPAKDTAAQNALYSLGRILIAEETLEADALDRYVADNLRQSIFTGLEAADEPDHQVYGQLGVAPTGGLTESPAIPGEVTEVLDADAGNIALVKLEQQNLPAVELTSSGTLDLGSSLVVVGYATDEVDPRTATYSLRSKPVKVIGTGTRGSASVYRVNKDVGIHSLGGMAIDTNGHVVGVLDNDLELPDRANRALVPMQTITALLAEAGVDNALGETDQLFRSGLDAYFAGDYETAISQLGTVVENSPVNSVAQTYRQNATELQKIEDSFSSGAGWLIWASGAAGGALVIGLIMLVVLLLQRRARRQLTSAEPVPPAAPYPFSPASGYPGQPTPGYPSAPAYPAQQPAQEYPPAPIYQPPAPAYQAPPAPRQGAAPDDQTWPDDEALPDEVGPDPHGPNRHH
- a CDS encoding DUF1501 domain-containing protein, producing MDPLTRRTFLLASGALGGGALAAAGLGIAELLAKGDKDGEPGPADTLVIVTLYGGNDGLNTVIPYTDPAYHSARPELAYAPEEVLHLDGALGLNPALGGLKRLWDDKRLAVVLGVGYPRPDRSHFRSMDIWQTGSPDTPIRTGWVGRWLDGIQASPEAAVSFEPVLPPLLAGETRAGASVTLGVPQLPAGISADMVRALGREQRGEDVLQARAATALHDFLRVDGLIRRVRESDQPFEAGEAGHLPATGTGGETSLATQLALVHRCIEAGVPTQVYSVSLGGFDTHADERPAQERLLKEVDGALTMFMDRLTTTSPAGRNVTVVVYSEFGRRVRANASDGTDHGTAGPVFVLGPRVVGGFHGEQPSLTDLDDGDLKATTDFRDVFGTLLASVLHADPARYLEGYQPKPLSLIAL